DNA from Erinaceus europaeus unplaced genomic scaffold, mEriEur2.1 scaffold_679, whole genome shotgun sequence:
GGGGCAGGGGTGATGGCTGCAtgtctggggctggggtggggggctgcaggggctggggcaggggtgggggttgcaGGGTTTGGGGGCAGGGGTGATGGCTGCAGGGtctggagcaggggtggggggctgcaggggctggggcaggggttggggctgcaggggctggggcagtggtggtggctgcagggtctggggcaggggtgggggctgcagggtTTGGGGGCAGGGGTGATGACTGCAtgtctggggctggggtggggggctgcaggGGCGGGGCAGGGATTGGggctgcaggggctggggcaggggtgggggctgctgGGTTTGGGGGCAGGGGTGATGGCTGCAtgtctggggctggggtggggggctgcaggggctggggcaggggtaggggcTGCAGGGTTTGGGGGTAGGGGTGATGGCTGCAGggtctggggcaggggtgggggcctgcaggggctgggcaggggtgggggcttggggctggggcagggctgcagcactGAATGGCCTTGTCACAGGTGTTTGGAGGCTGGGCCTGGGGACAGGGGTTGGGACAGGGTGAGGGGCTGCAGGCTGGAGATGTGGGCTGGGCCCCGACCCCACCTGTGGTCTGCGCCACCTTGACCAGGCCCCGCCGGAAGACGCTTCTGAGACGGGGCTTCATGGTGAAGTCCTTGGCCCCACCGGTGACTGAGATGAGGAGGTTGGGCTCACGCAGACCCCAGTGCTGGGTCATGAGCTCGTAGATGGTGCCGGGCGGAGTGTTGTCAGACAGACGGACGTACTGCGGGAGTGTGAGGGACCCCAGTCACTGCAGCCCTGAGGGGGGCACCCCACTGCCCTCACCCAGCTACACCCGGCCTGCCACCTGGAGCCCAGAGGGCCGAGTCCTGCATGGGGACAGCCTGCACCCACAGCCCGGCCGGGGCGAATCCTCACTGAGGCCGGCCCAGTCAGAGTGGGCCAGAGGGCTCTGCAGACAGGGACAGGACTCAGGGCTGACGGGGCTCGGGCCCCCTGGTCTCCTGGCCCCATTCCTACCTGAGTGTCCTGCCCGTACCTCCCAGGGCTCCCACAAGGAGCAACGCACACCACTCCTCACACACAGACCATCTGCCCATTGGGGGTCAGCTCCCGAGCCCCACGGACCCCCAGCCAGGAGCCTGAGCCCCTCCCTGACCCCCACAGACCCCCAACCCCTCCCTGACCCCCACGGACCCCCAGTCAGGAGCCTGAGCCCCTCCCTGACCCCAtggacccccagcccctccccgagCCCCACAGACCCCCGGCCAGGAGCCTGAGCCCCTCACTGACCCCCGCAAACCCCCCAACCCCTCCCTGACCCCCATGGACCCCCAGCCTGGAGCCTGAGCCCCTTCCTGACCCCATGGACCCCCAGCTGCTCCCCGAGCCCCACGGACCCCTGGCCAGGAGCCTGAGCCCCTCCCCGAGCCCCACGGAACCCCAGCCAGGAGCCTGAGCCCCTCCCTGACCTCCATGGACCCCCAGCCAGGAGCCTGAGCCCCTCCATGACCCCCACGGACCCCTGGCCAGGAGCCTGAGCCCCTCCCCGAGCCCCACGAAACCCCAGCCAGGAGCCTGAGCCCCTCCATGACCCCCACggacccccagcccctctccgAGCCCCGCGGACCCCCAGCCAGGCAGCCtgagcccctccctgccccccacagaCCCCCAACTCCTCCCTGACCCTCACGGACCCCTGAGGAGCCTGAGCCCCTCCCTGACCCCcacagacccccagcccctccctggcccCCAGAGGAGGGGTCCCACCTTGCTCTGTTTCTCACTCAGGTCCGAGCACACCATGTCCCCAAAAGCGTCCGTGGGTCTCTCCTGAGTGTGGATCTTGGGGTCCCACTTCTGGGCCAGAGGGCCCGGGGGGTGCATGGCCTCCTGCAGGTGCTGCTCAGCTGTGTGACCGCAGACACACACCATCTTCCTGCCGGGGCACCGCGCTCAGGGGCAAGCCAGGGCACTACTCCCCCATGAGCACCAGGCTGTCACCCACCAAAGGGGACCAGGCTGTCACCCATCAAAGGGGACCAGGCTGTCACCCACCAAAGGGCACCAGGCTTTCACTCACCAAAGGGCACCAGGCTGTCACCCACCAAAGGGCACCAGGCTGTCACCCACCAAAGGGCACCAGGCTGTCACCCACCAAAGGGCACCAGGCTGTCACCCACCAAAGGGGCACCAGGCTGTCACCCACCAAAGGGCACCAGGCTGTCACCCACCAAAGGGGCACCAGGCTGTCACCCACCAAAGGGCACCAGGCTGTCACCCACCAAAGGGGACCAGGCTATCACCCACCAAAGGGGCACCAGGCTGTCACCCACAAACACCACATGTCAGGGAGGCTAGGGACCCCCAGAATCCTCCCAGACTCAGGTCTCTGGCATCTGGGCATCACCCACTGACCCAGTTCCCTCCCTGGTGGGAGCCCAGGGTGGGGTCAGCCCTGCGGACCTCCCCGAACACAGCCATGTTTCGGGGAGAATGAGGACCCAGGAGCTCTGCTCTCGTCAGAGGGGCCCGGGGGTCGGGGGTTGGGTCTCCGGACTCTGCACCCAGCGCGAGTCCCCAGCACGCTGGCTTCCCCATTCCTGACCCTCTCTGCTGTCACCCCCCAAGGTGCTGCGGTGAGGACCCAGAGCCAGGAGTCATGGTCCAGCTGCAGGCTGGCCATCCCTCCCCCCAACACCTCGGCAGccctgcaagggggtgggggacCTGGTCACCACACAGAGGACAGGCTGCCTGGGGCTCCTGACCCATCCTGTGGGGGGACACAGATGTGTCCACACTCAGACACCATCTGCACACACAGctaagacacacagacacacacacacagacacacagacacacacacacacagacacacacagagacacacacccacacagacacacacacacacagagacacagacacacagacacacacacacagacacacacacacacacagacacacacagagagacacagacacagacacacacacagagacacacacacacagacacacagacacacacacacagacacagacacacacacagacacagacacagacagacagacacacacacagacgcacagacacacacacagagacacacacacagacagacacacacacacagacagacacacacacacagacacagacagacacaaacacacagacacacacacacagacacacacacacagacagacacagacagacacacacacacacacagagacacacacacacagacacacacatacacacagacacacacacagacacacacacacacagagacacacagacacacacacacagagacagacacacacacacagagacagacacacacacacacagacacagacagacacaaacacacagacacacacacagagacacacacacacagacacacacacagacagacacagacagacacacacacacacagagagacacacacacacacagacacacacatacacacagacacacacacacagacacacacacacagagacacacagacacacacacacagagacagacacacacacacagagacagacacacacacagacacagacagacacaaacacacagacacacacacacagacacacacacacagacagacacagacagacacacacacacacacacacacacacagacacacacatacacacagacacacacacagacacacacacacacagagacacacagacacacacacacagagacagacacacacacacagagacagacacacacacacacagacacagacagacacaaacacacagacacacacacagagacacacacacacagacacacacacagacagacacagacagacacacacacacagagagagacacacacacacagacacacacatacacacagacacacacacacagacacacacacacagagacacacagacacacacacacagagacagacacacacacacagagacagacacacacacagacacagacagacacaaacacacagacacacacacacagacacacacacacagacacacacacacagacacacacagacagacacacacacagacacacacacacagacacacacagacacacagagtgcCCCCAGCACACTCCCCCCTACAGGGAGCAGGAAGCTGGGtgcccccccctcaccccccatccATGAGCCTCTGCGGCATCAGGACCCGAGGAGACAGGGCTCGGGGTCCACAATGGCAGAGCAGAGCTTCAGAGAGTTTCCTAAGCCAGAGAATCCAGCCAGGAAtggcgctcgctctctctctctctccctctccctctctctccctctctctctccctctccctctctccttctccctctctccctctccctctccctctctctctctctctctctccctctccct
Protein-coding regions in this window:
- the LOC107523379 gene encoding transient receptor potential cation channel subfamily M member 2-like isoform X2, with translation MVCVCGHTAEQHLQEAMHPPGPLAQKWDPKIHTQERPTDAFGDMVCSDLSEKQSKYVRLSDNTPPGTIYELMTQHWGLREPNLLISVTGGAKDFTMKPRLRSVFRRGLVKVAQTTGAWVITGGTHTGVMKEVGQAVRDSSLSSRCRESRVVTVGVATWGAIHNRHSLVRPPHCSALVYGGVKN